In Hyphomicrobium denitrificans ATCC 51888, the DNA window GCCGATTGCGATTTACAAAGCAGCGCGCTTCAAGCGCCGCCATTTTGCGACGGCAAAATTTGCCGTTGGGAAGGAGAGCTTTGGCGGACCTCGCCACAACGACGTCGCTAGGTATTCTCCCGCATCTTTCTCGCTGCCTCGACCATGTTCTTCAACGCAGGAAGAACTTCATCCCATTTGCGCGTTTTCAAGCCGCAATCCGGATTGATCCAGATTTGCTCCGGCGCGAGCCGCTCGCGTGCCTTCGCGATGAGATTTGTCATCTCGCCGACGCATGGGCATCTCGGCGAATGAATATCGTAGACGCCCGGTCCGATCTCGTTCGGATACTTGAACTCTGAAAAGCCATCGAGCAATTCCATCTGCGAGCGCGACGTCTCGATTGAAATGACGTCGGCGTCGAGCGCAGCAATCGCCTCCATGATGTCGTTGAACTCACCGTAACACATGTGCGTGTGGATCTGCGTCAGATCGGATGCTCCGGCTGCCGTGAGTCGAAAGCACTCGACGGCCCATTTGAGGTAAGCTTCCCTGTCCTTCAACCTTATAGGCAAGCCTTCGCGCAACGCCGGCTCGTCGATTTGAATGATGCCAATGCCAGCTTTTTCCAGATCGACGACCTCGTCGCGGATGGCGAACGCAATCTGCCGGCACGTGACGGAACGCGGCTGGTCGTCGCGAACGAAAGACCATTGCAGGATCGTCACGGGGCCAGTCAGCATGCCTTTGATGGGCTTTGTCGTAAGCGACTGGGCGTAAGCCGACCAGCGCACCGTCATCGGCTTCGGTCGCGAGACATCGCCGAAAATGATCGGCGGCTTTACGTACCGGCTTCCATACGATTGAACCCAGCCGTTTTGCGTGAAGACGAATCCGGAAAGCTGCTCGCCGAAGTATTCCACCATATCGTTGCGCTCGAACTCGCCATGAACGAGCACATCGATGCCGAGGTTTTCCTGAACGCTGATAGCGTTCTCGGTCTCCTTCATAAGAAACGCGTCATATGTGGCATCATCGATGTCACGGCGGCGATGCGCGGCGCGCGCTTTGCGGACTTCTTCCGTTTGCGGAAACGATCCAATCGTCGTCGTTGGGAATTTCGGCAAGGCGAAACGCTTGCGCTGCTTCGCCTGACGCTGCTCGAAGGATCCGGCGCGATTGGCATCGCCAGAACTAGAGCCCGCAAGGCGCGCTGCGACATTGACATCATGAACACGCGCCGACGACGCACGCGATTTCACGGCCGCCGCACTTGCCGCGAATGCTTCTTCTGCCGCTTGCTTCCCGTTATTGGCCGCATGCGTCAACGCCGCGAGTTCAGCCAGCTTTTGCTTTGAGAACGCCAGCCAGGATTTGAGTTCGTCGTCGAGCTTCGTTTCGCTGTCAAGATCGACCGGCGCGTGCAAGAGCGAGCACGACGGCGCGATCTGGAGACTGTCAGGTCCCCGCGCAGCAATCGCCTTTTCGACGAGGCTGAAGGCGGCGTCGAGATCGGCGCGCCAGATGTTGCGTCCATCGATGACGCCGAGCGACAGGGTGCGCGACTTCGGCCAAACCGACAGAACGGACGCAAGCTGCTCCGGCGCGCGAACGAGATCGATGTGCAGTCCGTCGATCGGCAGCGCGGCAACAAGCGATAGATTGTCGTCGAGTCGCTCGAAGTAAGTGGCAACGAGGATTTTCAGACCGCACTTCGACAAGGCCGCGTAGGCCTTACGAAAGGCGTCGCGCTGCGCGTCATTCAAATCGGTGCCGAGGATCGGTTCGTCGATTTGCACCCAATCCGCGCCCTCGGAAGCAAGCGTCGTCAGAACTTCGGTGTAAACGGGGAGCACACGCTCGATAAGCGCTAGCGGATCGAGATCCGCGCTTTTCGCCTTTCCGAGCGACAGAAAAGTGATCGGCCCCACCAGCACTGGCCGCGTATGGATGCCGAGCGCCTTGGCTTCCTTGAACTCGTCAATCGCCTTGCGCGACGCGAGCCGGAATTCCTGATCCTCGTAAAACTCCGGGACGATGTAGTGGTAATTGGTATCGAACCACTTCGTCATTTCCATCGCGGGCGCAGCAGCAGATCCGCGCGCCATCGCGAAGTAGGTGTCGAGATCGACGCTGCCCTGCACCTCCGCGGTTTCGGCAACATCGGCCATCATCGCATAGGCATTGGAGGTCCGCGCCGATGGCGAGAACTTCACGGAGTTTCCAGCGCCGTCATTACGATAGCGCGGCGGCACCGCGCCAAGCATCGCTGTCGTATCGAGAACCTGATCGTAGAACGAAAAATCGTTCGAAGGGATGATTTCAATCCCGAGATCACGCTGAAGCCGCCAATGGCGCACGCGAAGGTCGGCGCCGAGTTTACGCAGCGCGAGGTAATCGAGCTCCCCTTTCCAATAGCTTTCCGTCGCCTTTTTGAGTTCGCGCTTCAAGCCGATGCGTGGGAAGCCAAGGTTTGCAGACTGAACCATGCGCGTCTTGCCTTTCGAATGACTGGATAAGTTCAAGCGGCGGTTTGTGCCGCGATCGGTTGCGGCCGGCCGTGTTCATCGACGGCGACCATTTCGAAGCTGCCGCGCATTGCCAGCTTGCGATCGGCTTTGCCGAGTGTTTCGGCGACGACCTCGACCTTGACGGTCATCGACGAACGCCCGACCCGTTCGACGCGCGCGATGAGTTCGACGAGCTGGCCGACGAGAACTGGCAAGTGAAAATCGACGCGGTCGGATCGCGCCATGACGACGCTCGCGCCTGCGCGCCGGGCGGCGGCAATCGCCGCAGCCTTGCTCATCAAGTTCAAAGCCGTTCCGCCGAACAGCGTGCCGTAATGATTGGCCTGTTCAGGAAATACGATTTCGGCAAAGCGCGTCTCAGCAGGATCGGGCGACATCGGTCATTCCTTTGCAGGCGTGTCGGGCACGCGCACGATCGGAACCATCTGATCGCCCCATTGTCCGCGACCGTTGTGCACGCGATGGGCGCGCATCAGCTCAATCGACGCGCCAGCTTCGACGGCCTGATGAATTTGCAGATTGAGCCGGTGCAGTGTGTCCGCGACCTTGCGGATGGCTGCGTCGACATCGTGATTTTTGGGTCCGTTGAACGGCTCGGCCATGTTGATGATGTCCGCTGATCTCAAGGCAATAGCTCCCGCATGGCGGCTTATTCGGCCGCCGGTCTCACTGCATC includes these proteins:
- a CDS encoding acyl-CoA thioesterase → MSPDPAETRFAEIVFPEQANHYGTLFGGTALNLMSKAAAIAAARRAGASVVMARSDRVDFHLPVLVGQLVELIARVERVGRSSMTVKVEVVAETLGKADRKLAMRGSFEMVAVDEHGRPQPIAAQTAA
- the metE gene encoding 5-methyltetrahydropteroyltriglutamate--homocysteine S-methyltransferase → MVQSANLGFPRIGLKRELKKATESYWKGELDYLALRKLGADLRVRHWRLQRDLGIEIIPSNDFSFYDQVLDTTAMLGAVPPRYRNDGAGNSVKFSPSARTSNAYAMMADVAETAEVQGSVDLDTYFAMARGSAAAPAMEMTKWFDTNYHYIVPEFYEDQEFRLASRKAIDEFKEAKALGIHTRPVLVGPITFLSLGKAKSADLDPLALIERVLPVYTEVLTTLASEGADWVQIDEPILGTDLNDAQRDAFRKAYAALSKCGLKILVATYFERLDDNLSLVAALPIDGLHIDLVRAPEQLASVLSVWPKSRTLSLGVIDGRNIWRADLDAAFSLVEKAIAARGPDSLQIAPSCSLLHAPVDLDSETKLDDELKSWLAFSKQKLAELAALTHAANNGKQAAEEAFAASAAAVKSRASSARVHDVNVAARLAGSSSGDANRAGSFEQRQAKQRKRFALPKFPTTTIGSFPQTEEVRKARAAHRRRDIDDATYDAFLMKETENAISVQENLGIDVLVHGEFERNDMVEYFGEQLSGFVFTQNGWVQSYGSRYVKPPIIFGDVSRPKPMTVRWSAYAQSLTTKPIKGMLTGPVTILQWSFVRDDQPRSVTCRQIAFAIRDEVVDLEKAGIGIIQIDEPALREGLPIRLKDREAYLKWAVECFRLTAAGASDLTQIHTHMCYGEFNDIMEAIAALDADVISIETSRSQMELLDGFSEFKYPNEIGPGVYDIHSPRCPCVGEMTNLIAKARERLAPEQIWINPDCGLKTRKWDEVLPALKNMVEAARKMRENT